The Coffea arabica cultivar ET-39 chromosome 3c, Coffea Arabica ET-39 HiFi, whole genome shotgun sequence genome contains a region encoding:
- the LOC113735399 gene encoding F-box/kelch-repeat protein At3g23880-like, translating to MESPNLPEADQVTGQQIKLPEIPGQIIPDILSRLPVKSLCRFKCVSKSWQYLVSDPKFSLKTNVSRAIFWIETSPFLHSVNPDLLGENILNPLSEISYRPNQNQVILGSCKGFILFSYSTSIYLWNPSIRCCKKVLRLSLLRENYTVVASGICFDEVSDDYKIVILLSLITGRRIILLASLRSQAWAEINHPHSMFSAKSGPVVNGNIHWVVREEKGDRDLIFYFDKTTNRFVKLPMPDNNVGDSTDIFRLGVLDGCLTLSRFGNIWDLEHITEVLIMKEYGVKESWMTLCRIPMKGPRIWSPPLFYIKGSRDEVLISNGLSVVVFSLKDQTMREFPFAMMPHDFCMYVESLTTIPERLRDQRREQNASGSMERAAGT from the coding sequence ATGGAATCCCCAAATTTGCCAGAGGCAGACCAAGTAACGGGTCAGCAAATTAAATTACCCGAAATTCCAGGTCAAATTATCCCCGACATACTTTCAAGACTACCAGTAAAATCATTGTGTCGATTCAAATGCGTTAGTAAGTCATGGCAGTATCTAGTATCTGATCCCAAATTCAGTCTCAAAACCAATGTTTCCCGGGCAATTTTCTGGATAGAAACCAGCCCATTTCTACATTCTGTGAACCCTGATCTTCTTGGTGAAAACATCCTCAACCCATTATCTGAAATCTCATATCGGCCTAATCAAAACCAAGTAATTCTTGGGTCTTGTAAAGGCTTCATACTCTTCAGCTATTCTACCTCAATATACTTGTGGAATCCCTCCATTAGATGTTGTAAAAAGGTTCTCCGACTTAGCCTACTGAGGGAGAATTACACAGTAGTAGCCTCAGGAATTTGCTTTGATGAAGTTAGTGATGATTATAAGATAGTTATCCTACTTTCTCTCATTACTGGTAGAAGGATAATTTTGCTTGCTAGTTTAAGAAGTCAAGCGTGGGCAGAAATCAATCATCCGCATTCGATGTTTTCAGCTAAATCTGGCCCTGTTGTTAATGGAAACATACATTGGGTAGTTAGAGAAGAGAAAGGTGATCGGGACTTGATTTTTTACTTTGACAAAACAACAAATCGTTTTGTCAAGTTGCCAATGCCAGACAACAATGTTGGTGATTCTACTGACATTTTTAGATTAGGTGTTTTAGATGGATGTCTAACTTTGTCACGATTTGGGAATATTTGGGATCTTGAGCATATTACTGAGGTCTTAATCATGAAAGAGTATGGTGTGAAGGAGTCGTGGATGACTTTGTGCCGCATACCAATGAAAGGTCCACGGATTTGGTCTCCCCCATTGTTTTATATCAAGGGATCAAGAGACGAAGTTTTGATCTCGAATGGTCTCAGTGTAGTGGTTTTCAGTTTGAAAGATCAGACAATGAGGGAGTTTCCCTTTGCAATGATGCCGCATGACTTTTGTATGTATGTTGAAAGTCTAACAACAATCCCTGAACGGCTTCGTGATCAAAGGCGGGAGCAAAATGCCAGTGGAAGCATGGAAAGAGCTGCTGGAACTTGA
- the LOC140038178 gene encoding F-box/kelch-repeat protein At3g06240-like, with product MKFFSSTSAIAPIVNGNPHWLANHKKSNRNIHGELIVYFDTKTNDLIELPVPEPRNTEEKWISGLGVVDGCLCMIRPNNDQGEVLVMKEYGVGESWTTIFGFPPRLQLTKGLEPIFFTKNGDVLFAHGSKHAWAFNPKKESVLHLVQLPKKPTNFSMQYHDVFGCTYVESLAPIPN from the coding sequence ATGAAATTCTTTTCCAGCACTAGTGCTATAGCCCCCATAGTTAATGGAAACCCGCACTGGCTAGCAAACCATAAGAAAAGCAATCGAAATATTCATGGAGAGTTGATTGTTTATTTCGACACCAAAACCAATGATTTGATAGAGTTGCCTGTACCCGAGCCGAGAAATACAGAAGAAAAGTGGATATCAGGTTTGGGTGTTGTTGATGGATGCTTATGCATGATTCGTCCAAACAATGATCAAGGAGAGGTGTTGGTGATGAAGGAATACGGAGTGGGAGAATCTTGGACGACTATCTTTGGATTCCCACCTCGTTTGCAATTGACAAAGGGATTGGAGCCAATCTTTTTTACCAAGAATGGAGATGTCTTGTTTGCTCATGGTTCTAAACATGCATGGGCGTTTAATCCCAAGAAGGAGTCAGTCTTGCATCTTGTTCAATTGCCAAAGAAGCCCACAAACTTCTCAATGCAGTACCATGATGTGTTTGGATGTACGTATGTTGAAAGCTTAGCACCTATTCCTAATTAg